The genomic window TTGGTAGCTGCCTTACCTACTGTTGACAATGAAGAGGACAGATTTATGTCTTTAGCAAATACACGTGCACGTTTACGCATGACCAGTCTTTATTATTTTGCTGCTCTAGAACGCTACCTTGTAGCCGGAACCGGTAATAAGGTGGAGGATTTTGGAGTTGGCTTTTACACCAAATACGGAGATGGCGGCGTAGATTTGAGTCCGATAGCTGATTTAATGAAAACCGAAGTTTATGCCATTGCAAAGGTTTTAGGCATTAACGAAGAGATAATAGGTGCTGCACCAACTGATGGATTGTGGGGCGATGACAGAACAGATGAAGATCAAATAGGTGCTTCTTACCCTGAGCTAGAATGGGCAATGGACATGAAGGACGAGGGTAAAACAATTAATGACTTTGAAGGTAGAAAGAAAGAGGTCTTTACTATATTCATGAGACTGAATACAATGAACCAACATAAAATGTTACCAATACCTGTTTGTGAGATTCCAAAACAGTTAAAATAACAACTCATCTAAGAATCAAGGTATTAAATCGAAAATAAAGTCTGAAATTATACGTTACTAATAAAATAATGCAACTTTGACTTCTAATTTAGAATTTTAAGCCTTACATTGCATGTAGTCTTTTCAGACAAAAAGGTTCCAAAATCTATATAAAAAAAACAATTAATGATCAAAGTTTTAATAGCGGATAACCACCCTATCATAAGAATGGGAGTTAGGAAGGTTCTAGAATCCGCTGAGGGATTTGAACTGATCGATGAGGTAGCTACTACCGAAGAACTTTTTGAAAAACTTAAAGACACAACCCCCGATGTAGTCATGCTAGAAATGGATATTCCTGATGTAAATGGAATAGCGGCATTACGAAGAATTAAAAAAGATTACGCGGACGTAAAAGTCCTTATGTACAGCGGTCAATCTGAAGATGTTTACGCCTTAAGTGCCATTAGAGCTGGTGCATTCGGGTATTTATCGAAATCTTCTGGTGTAGAATACATTACTGCAGCAGTAACTAAAGTAAGTGAAGGTAGCATGTTTATTACAAACGAACTTGCACAGCGTCTTGCTTTCGATGAAGGAACTAAAAAACCAAGAAGGTTCTTTAGAAAACTATCTACTAGAGAAATAGAAGTATTAAAACTTTTAGCTAGTGGTAAACGTAACAAAGAAGTTGCATTAGGTTTGAACCTAAATGAAAAAACAGTTAGTACCTATAAAGCTCGTTTAATGAAAAAATTAAATGTAGATAATATGGTAGATTTATTACAACAGGCAAAAGCCTTAGAATTGTACTAAATTCTTACAACTGAATAAAATATAAAAAGACCTGCTTTGCGGGTCTTTTTTATTTATGATACTTTCTAAAAATCAAGACAATACCCTATTTAATTTTTTATTTAGCAATTTATTCAACTGAATGTAATTCATAATCTCTTCAAGAACTTCTCTATGATCTGTAGCAGAATCTTGAGTAGTGTTTTGCAATGTTGTCATTCTTTTTTTAATTAAAAAACAACGTAATGTCAGTATCGTCTCACTTACCAACTGCGCAACACCTATTTCTTTACTCTTTGGAAAAATTTCTTTACGCTCCCAGTCATCTAACTTATACCGTTCCTCTTCCATTAAAATAGAAGATATCTGGTTTGCCATTTCTTGCTCTAAACCATTAACAAAATTGGTGATCGAAAACTCCTCTTTTTCATTTAAGGCTTCAATCAATCTAGCGTACATTTTACGGAAATCTTCATTGGCCAATTCTATTTCATCTTCTTGCAGATCCAAATAGATTTTCTCGTATACCTTAATTTCAGATAACTCTGGCTCCAACACCAAATCTCCGGCATCATTTTCCTTTAATACCAAATCTTCAAACTGCTCTTTGAGATTACCATACAGCATAAGCGATTCAATAATTTTTCGCTCTAGCAAATACTGTACATCAACTTTTTCTTCTTTTTCCTGATCTGTATTACGAACAACATCAAAAGCTTTCTGCTCCTCCTTTTGTGTTGCTTGTATATTCTTTTCTTCTTTCTTACCTATCTGAGCAAGGGTATTATACAAAACTGCTTCAGATATGTTCATGATCTGCGCACACTCTTGAATATATATCTCTTGCTGTATGCGATCGGGAATCTTAGCAATACTGTTCACGATATCCCTAACTGTATCTGCTCTCTTTATGGGATCGTTA from Maribacter aquivivus includes these protein-coding regions:
- the nadE gene encoding NAD(+) synthase; the encoded protein is MQTEKVIEHIVNWLKDYATNAKQKGFVIGISGGIDSAVTSTLCAKTGLDLLCLEMPIHQAENQSDRASRHIEWLQENFKNVKRQPVNLTPVFDSLVAALPTVDNEEDRFMSLANTRARLRMTSLYYFAALERYLVAGTGNKVEDFGVGFYTKYGDGGVDLSPIADLMKTEVYAIAKVLGINEEIIGAAPTDGLWGDDRTDEDQIGASYPELEWAMDMKDEGKTINDFEGRKKEVFTIFMRLNTMNQHKMLPIPVCEIPKQLK
- a CDS encoding response regulator, with translation MIKVLIADNHPIIRMGVRKVLESAEGFELIDEVATTEELFEKLKDTTPDVVMLEMDIPDVNGIAALRRIKKDYADVKVLMYSGQSEDVYALSAIRAGAFGYLSKSSGVEYITAAVTKVSEGSMFITNELAQRLAFDEGTKKPRRFFRKLSTREIEVLKLLASGKRNKEVALGLNLNEKTVSTYKARLMKKLNVDNMVDLLQQAKALELY